GAAAAAAGGCCTTCTGTTCAAGTTGGTGACCCATTTATGGAAAAACTGCTTTTAGAGGCTTGTTTAGAACTTTTTGAAACAGATGCCGTAGTTGCTATACAGGATATGGGAGCGGCAGGTCTTACCTCTTCTTCTTGCGAGATGGCTTCCCGCGGTGGAGTTGGAATGGAGATTGACCTTGATAAAGTGCCTTTGAGAGAAGAGGGAATGACACCTTATGAAATAATGCTTTCTGAATCTCAGGAGAGGATGTTGGTTGTAGTAGAGAAAGGCAAAGAAGAAGAGGTACAAAAGGTGTTTAAAAAATGGGGGCTGAATGCTGCCACAATAGGAAAAATCACTGATGATGGAATGATAAGAGTGATTAAAGATGGAAAAATAGTTGCAGAAGTTCCAGCCAAGTCTTTGACAGAAGATGCCCCACAATATATTAGAGAAGAAGAAGTGCCTAAATGGCAAGAAGAGGCCAAGAAATTGGATATAAATGAAATAAAACCTCCAGAGGATATGAATAAAGCTCTAAAAGATGTAATTTCTTCTTTAAATATTGCAAATAAAGAATGGATATACAGTCAATATGATTACATGGTGAGGACAGACACAGTAATAACTCCGGGAATGGATGCGGCTGTTGTGAGGATAAAAGGTACAAGAAAAGCTGTTGCATTGACAACGGATTGCAATGGTAGGTATTGTTATTTAGATCCCTATATAGGTTCTCAAATTGCTGTAGCGGAGGCAGCTCGAAATCTTTGTATGGTTGGTGCTAAGCCTATAGGGGTTACGGATTGTTTGAATTTTGGCAATCCAGAAAAGAAAGAAATATATTGGCAGTTAAAAAATTCTATATTTGGAATAGCTAAAGCCTGCAAAACTTTTCAAATACCTGTGGTAAGCGGAAATGTCAGTCTTTACAATGAAAATGAGGGAGAGGCCATTTATCCTACTCCTGTGATAGGAATGGCAGGCCTTATAGAGGATGTATCAAAAATTTGTACAATGGACTTTAAAAAAGAAAGAGATGTAATTATAATTTTAGGTGAGAATAAAGGAGAGATTGGAGGAAGCGAGTATCTAAAAGTTTGCTTTGGAATAGTAAAAGGGGAACCACCTCAAATAGACTTGGAAGAAGAAAAAAGATTGCAAGAATTGGTGCTAAAACTTATTGATGAAGGCTTAATTAAGTCGTCTCATGACATATCAGAGGGCGGTTTTGCAGCTGCCTTGGTTGAAAGTGCAATTGCAGGCAAAAAAGGTGCAAAAATTTCGCTACAAACTTCTCTCAGCGAGGATACAGAATTGTTTTCTGAATCTCAATCGAGAGCATTAATTACTGTAAGTCCTGAAAAAGTAGATGAAGTGTTAAAAATAGCTTATGAATACCAAGTTCCAGCGCAAAAAGTAGGAGTTGTAGAGGGTAAAGATATTGTAGTTGATGTAAATGGTAAAAGAATAATAGACCTTCCTTTAGAAGTCTTGGAGGAAAGCTGGAGAGGGAGAATAAAATGGGAAATGGAGAGAAATTAAAAGAGGAATGTGGTGTCTTTGGTGCCTTTAGTTTGTCCACTTCAGTTACTTCTTATATCTATTATGGCTTACAAGCCTTGCAGCACAGAGGGCAGGAAAGTTCAGGTATAGCTATTTATGATGGCGAAAAAATAAATTGTATTAAGGGGTTGGGACTTGTCAGCGAGGTCTTTAATAAGGAGAATTTAAAGACATTAGAGGGGAAAATGGGGATAGGTCATGTAAGGTATTCTACTACAGGCAGCAATAGCGTTATAAATGCTCAACCCCTCGTTGCTAATTTTAAAAACAAATATATGGCTCTTGCCCATAATGGCAATTTGATAAACGCCGAAGAGTTAAGATGCCTATTGGAGGAGGACGGTAGAATATTTCAAACTACAACTGATAGCGAAATAATCCTTCATTTAATTGCAAAGAATTTCCAAAATGGCTTAGTAGAAGCCCTCAAGGAAACAATAAAGCAAATAAAAGGTTCATACGCTTTGGTGATATTAATAGACAATAAATTAATAGGTATAAGAGATGTAAACAGTATAAGGCCTCTTTGCATAGGTAAAAAAGATGATACTTATTTCTTGTCTTCTGAATCTTGCGCCTTTGACGTAATAGGAGCAGAGTTAATACGAGATGTAGAAGCAGGTGAAATAGTTATAATTGATGAAAAAGGTATAGATTCTGTTAAGTTAGAAGTAGAAGAAAAAAAGAAGCCTTGTGTTTTTGAATACATCTATTTTGCTAGACCTGACAGCGTCATCGATGGAAAAAGTGTTTATTTTACACGATTGGAGATGGGGAAAAGATTAGCTGAAGAAGCACCTGTAGATGCAGACTTGGTAGTACCAGTTCCAGATTCAGGTATTGCTGCTGCAAGAGGCTATTCTCTCAAAACAGGAATACCAATGGGGGAAGGACTTATAAAAAATAAATACATTGGAAGGACTTTTATTGCTCCCGACCAAAGGGATAGAGAGACAGGTGTGAGGATAAAGCTAAATGTCTTAAAAGAATTGGTTCAAGGCAAAAGGATAGTTTTAATAGATGATTCAATTGTTAGAGGCACAACTATGAAAAGATTAGTGAGTCTGCTAAAAAATGGCGGAGCAAAAAAGGTTCATGTGAGGATAAGTTCACCTCCTGTTAAATATTCCTGCTACTTTGGAATTGATACTCCGACAAAAAAAGAATTGATAGGAGCAAGGATGTCAGTTGAAGAGATGTGCAAATTAATAGGAGCTGACAGTCTACAGTTTTTAAGTATTGAAGGGCTTATAAAAAGTGTAGGACTTAAATCTATTTGCACAGGTTGCTTTGATGGCAATTATCCTATGTATGTTCCAAAAGAAGGAAGCAAGTATCTTTTTGAGAAAAAATAAAGAGTAGGTGTATGATTATGAATTATAAGGATGCTGGGGTAAATATAGATGAAGGCAATAAACTGGTGGAAATGATAAAGCCAATAGCTAAGCAAACCTTAAATGAATATGTTTTAGAAGGGATAGGAGGTTTTGCTGGTCTTGTTGAGATAAAAAATTATAAAAATCCTGTGCTTGTGTCAAGCACTGATGGAGTTGGGACAAAACTTAAAATAGCTTTTATGATGGACAAACACGATACTGTAGGAATAGACCTTGTAGCTATGTGTGTAAATGACATTATTGTAACTGGTGCTAAGCCTTTGTTTTTTCTTGACTATTTTGCTACTGGAAAGTTGAAAAGTGAGACTGCAGCAGAGGTAATCAAAGGAATAGCAGAGGGTTGTAAAATAGCCGGTTGTGCTTTGATAGGAGGAGAAACAGCAGAACTTCCAGGTTTTTATAAAGAAGGAGAGTACGATTTAGCAGGTTTTTGCGTAGGAATTGCAGAAAAAGAAAAGCTGATTGATATAAAATCAATAAAAGAAGGAGATGCCATAATTGGGCTTGCCTCTTCTGGAATTCACAGCAATGGCTATTCTTTAGTGAGGAAAGTGTTTTTTGAGAAAAACAATTTTTCAGTAAAAGACTTTATACCAGAACTTGGGACGAATTTAGGGGATGCACTCCTTACCCCTACAAAAATATATGTCAAGTCAATAGAGGCTTTAAAAGGGTTAAAAATTAAAGGGATGGCGCATATTACCGGAGGAGGTTTTATTGACAATATTCCAAGAATACTAAGAAAAAGTATAGCTGCAAAAATAAATAAAGGAAGTTGGGAAATTCCAATCATTTTTTAACTTGATTCAAAGATTGGGAGATATTGAAGAAAGAGAAATGTATCGCACTTTTAATATGGGGATTGGCATTGTAGTTATAGTAGATCCATCTGATGTAGATAAGGCTTTAGAAAAATTAAGTGGCATGGGTGAAAAAGCTTATGTAATAGGGGAGATAGTAGAAAAAGAAGGCGGTGTAATTTTATGAACCTTGTGGTGATGGCATCAGGTAATGGGACTGATTTGCAGTCAATAATTGATGCCATTGAAGAAGGATATATAAATGCCAGGATAGTTGCCGTCATTAGCGACAAAAAAGGAGCTTATGCTCTTGAAAGGGCAAAAAAACACGGAATTGCTACTTACTGCCTTCCCAAAAAAGAATTGAAAGAAAATTTTCAAAGAGAGTTATTAAAACTTCTTGAAAAATTGAATCCTGATGGAATAATTCTTGCAGGTTTTTTGACAATTCTCAGTGAAGAAATTGTAGAAACATTTGAAAACAAGATAATAAATATACATCCCTCTCTTATTCCTGCTTTTTGTGGCAAAGGATTTTATGGAATGAAGGTACATCAGGCGGTTTATGAATACGGAGTAAAATACACCGGCTGTACTGTTCACTTTGTAGACAGTGGTGCTGATACAGGACCTATTATTCTTCAAGAAGTTGTGAAAATTGATGAAGAGGATACGCCAGAGGCCATTGCTAAAAAAGTGCTGGAAGTAGAACACAAAGTTTTACCTTATGCAGTTAAGCTTTTTACAGAAGGAAAGTTAAAAGTCGAAGGTAGAAAAGTGAAGATATTAAAGTTTTAAAAGGGATTACAAAACTGTAAAAAGGAGGCAATTTTATGGCCAAAAAAGCGTTAATAAGTGTTTCAAAAAAGGAAGGCATAGTTGAATTTGCTAAGAAGCTAAATGAATTAGGATATGAAGTGATATCGACAGGTGGGACTTATAATCTTCTTAAAGAAAATGGAGTAAATGTAATAAAAGTGTCAGACATAACAGGTTTCCCTGAAATTATGGACGGGAGAGTAAAGACGCTTCACCCTAAAATTCATGGAGGGCTTCTTGCAATAAGAGACAATGAAGAGCACATTAAAGCTTTAAAAGAACATGGCATTGAACCAATAGATATAGTTGTCATAAATTTATATCCCTTTAAAGAGACAATCCTCAAAGAAAATGTGACTTTAGAAGAAGCGATAGAAAATATAGACATTGGCGGTCCTTCAATGATAAGGGCTGCAGCTAAAAACTACAAATATGTGACTATTCTTGTAGATCCAAAGGATTATGATATAGTCATTGAAGAAATAAAACAATATGGCAATACAAAAGAAGAGACGAGATTTTATCTGGCAGCAAAAGCTTTTGGACATACAGCCCTTTACGATTCTTTGATATACAACTATTTGATACAAAAAAATAACATAGAGTTTCCCGAAGTTGTGGCCTTTGCCTATGAAAAAGCTCAAGACATGAGATATGGTGAAAATCCTCATCAAAAAGCAGCTTTTTACAAAAATCCTATAAAAGCCCATGGAATTGCAGAATGTGAGCAGTTGCACGGTAAAGAGCTCTCTTTTAACAATATAAACGATGCAAATGCCGCAATAGAACTTTTAAGAGAGTTTAAAGAACCTGCAGCAGTTGCCGTAAAGCACACAAATCCTTGTGGAGTAGCTATTGCAGATAATATATACAATGCTTACTTAAAAGCTTATGAGAGTGACCCTGTTTCTATTTTTGGGGGAATTGTAGCATTAAATAGAACTGTAGATGTTAAAACAGCTGAAGAACTTATAAAAATATTCTTAGAAATAGTAATTGCTCCAGACTTTGAAGAAGAGGCCTTAGAGATTTTAAAGAAAAAGAAAAACTTAAGGATATTGAGGTTAAAAGAAGGATATGAAAAAGAATATGATTTAAAGAAAGTAGAAGGCGGACTTTTAGTACAAGAAAAAGATGAAATAGATTTAGATGAAAATAATTTGAAAGTAGTTACTAAAAAAGCACCTACTCAAAAAGAGATAGAAGATTTAAGGTTTGCCTGGAAGGTAGTAAAGCACGTAAAATCCAATGCGATTGTTTTAGCAAAAGATAGAGCTACAGTAGGTATTGGCGTGGGACAAGTCAACAGGATATGGCCGACAGAACAAGCAATCAAACAAGCAGGCGAAAAAGCAAAGGGAAGTGTCCTTGCATCAGATGCCTTTTTCCCATTTTCAGATGTTGTGGAGGTAGCTTCAAAGGCTGGTATAACTGCCATAATCCAACCAGGCGGCTCACAAAACGATGCTTTATCAATTGAAGCTGCAGACAAGGGCGGTATATCAATGATATTCACTGGCATAAGGCACTTTAAGCATTGAGGAGGAATTTGTATGAAGGTTTTAGTCATAGGGGGAGGAGGAAGAGAACATGCAATTGTTCACAAACTTTCACAAAGTTCTAAAGTGGATAAAATCTACTGTGCTCCCGGAAATGCTGGCATAGGTCTTTTAGCAGAATGTGTTGACATAAAAGTTGGAGATATTGAAAAGCTTAAAGAATTTGCCATAAAAAATTACATTGATTTAACAGTTGTAGGACCAGAGATGCCATTAGTACAAGGTATTGTAGATGAATTTGAGAAAGCAGGGCTTAGAATCTTTGGGCCTAATAAAAGTGCTGCAGCTGTTGAGGGAAGCAAATATTTTACTAAACAGCTTCTTTCTAAATACAATATTCCTACTGGAAGGTTTAAAGCCTTTGACAAATATCAGGAGGCTTTGAAGTTTTTAAAAGAGACATGGTATCCTGTTGTGATGAAAGCAGATGGACTGGCGCAGGGTAAAGGAGTGCTTATTGTAAAAGATTTTATAGAGGCAAAAGAAGCTCTTGATTTAATGATGAAAAAAAGGATTTTTGGTACATCAGGAGATATCGTAATAATAGAAGAGATGCTTTTTGGAAAAGAAGCGTCAGTATTCGCATTTACAGATGGAGAAAATATTTTACCTATGGTTTCTGCTATGGATTACAAAAAGGTCTATGAAGGAGACAAAGGTCCTAACACTGGAGGTATGGGAAGCATTGCACCAAATCCTTATCTTGAGGAAGAAACTTTAAAAGAAGTAATGGAAAGTGTTTTAAAACCAATGGTAAAGGCACTTCAAAAAGAAGGTATTGTATATAAAGGAGTGTTATACGCAGGTTTAATGCTTACAAACGAGGGACCTAAGGTTTTAGAATTTAATGCAAGATTTGGAGACCCTGAAACACAAGTTGTACTGCCCCTTTTAAAAACAGACCTTATTGATATAATGGAAGCTACCATAGAAGGAAAACTTGATAAAATACAACTTGAATGGGAGGACAAAAAGGCTGTATGTGCTGTTGCGGTATCAAACGGTTACCCAGGGGAATATCAGACTGGTTTTGAGATAACAGGGTTAGAAAAAGTAAAAGAAGCATTTGTATATCATGCAGGGACGGCATTAAAAGATGGTAAAATTACCACGTCAGGTGGAAGAGTGCTTGCTGTTACCTCAATAGGGGATTCATATGAAGAAGCGAGAGAAAAAGTTTATAGAGAAATTGAAAAAATAAGCTTTGAAGGGATGTACTATAGAAAAGATATTGCTTTGGTAAGCCAGGTGTAAACCTGGCGTTTTTAATCAGTTTAAAGTTATGGTATAATATCTACTAACATATGCCTTGATTTTTTAAAAATGGGGGAGAAATTATGCCCAAAGACCATGTAAAACTTTTTGATATTATATCTCCAATTTATGGATGGTTTTTTAATTCTCAGGTGGAATACTATAAAAAAGTATTAGTTATTTTAAAAGAGCATATTGATTTAGGAAATCATATAAAATTTTTAGATGTAGGGTGTGGTACAGGTGCATTGTGTTATGTATTAAGAGAGGCTGGCTTTGAGGTTTCTGGGGTGGAAGTTTCTGCAGGTATGTTAGCACAAGCGATGAAAAGGTTGAAAAACACGGATATTAAGGCATATAAGATAAATCCAGGTGAAGGGTTTCCTTTCGAAGATAATTTTTTTGATGTGGTTACAGCTTCTTATGTGGCTCATGGTATTAAAAAGAAGGAGCGGGAAATATTATATAAAGAGATGTCAAGGGTCGCAAAGCATTATGTAATTCTTCATGACTACAATCAGAACAGAGACTTTTTTACTTCATTTGTGGAATGGTTGGAAGGTGGAGATTATTTTAATTTTGTAAAAGAAGTTAAAAAAGAACTAAAAGAAAACTTTAAAGAAGTAAAAATGGTAGATGTCAGTTCAAAAGCTTCTTTATACATCTTACAACCTAATAAATAAATTATGATATAATAATTACCATGGTGTGAATAATTAATTGGCTTAAATTTTTATTAGGGTGTGATGAAATGGACTCAAGACCAATAGGTATTTTTGACTCTGGAGTAGGAGGACTTACAGTACTAAAAAGACTTGTTGAGGCTTTACCAGGGGAAAACTATATTTACTTTGGTGATACAAAAAGAGTTCCCTATGGCGATAGAAGTGAAGAAGAGATAAAAAAATTTGCAAAACAGATTTTAAATTTTATGAGAGAGCAAAAAGTAAAAGCTGTAGTAATAGCTTGTAATACTACTTGTGCAGTTATAGATAAAAGCGAATATGATATGGTTCTTTTTGATGTTTTAAAAGCAGGGGCAGAGAGCGCTGTCCTGTATACTATAAACAAAAAAATAGGTGTTATTGCAACTACAAGAACTGTTGAAAGCAAAAGCTATGAAAAAAATATAAAAATTATTGATAAAAATATTGAAGTTTACCAAAAGGCATGTCCTGAGTTTGTCCCACTTATTGAAAAAGGGCTATACAATTCGCCAATAGCCTATGAAACTGCTAGCAAGTGTTTAAAAGAATTGAAAGAAAAAGAGATAGATACTCTTGTTTTAGGTTGTACCCATTATCCTTTAATGGTAGAAGTTATAGAAAAAATAATGGGAGAAAATGTAAAAATAGTAGACCCTGCAATTAAACTAGCTTATGATGTGAAAGATTATTTATTAAAGAAAGATTTATTTAATCCTCAAATTATTGGCAAGACAAAATTTTTTGTAAGTGGAGATAAAGATAATTTTATCAAAACGGCAGAAATGCTATTAGGCGAGAAAATTGAGAATGTTTTGCATGTAGACATAGAAAAATATTAAAAACAGGTGGGATTTAGTATGGATATTCTCAAAGAAGCTGAAAAAGTAGAAAAAGAAGTAATAGAATTAAGGCGAAAAATACACATGTACCCTGAATTAGGTTTTGAAGAAACAAAAACTTCCGAAGTTGTTTATGATTATTTAAAAAATTTAGGGATTGAAGTAAAGAGAATTGCTAAAACTGGCGTTGTGGGTACCCTTAAAGGCAATGGAAGCAAGACGATAGCTATAAGAGCAGATATGGACGCTCTCCCAATTCAAGAAGAAAATGATGTAGAATATGCATCGCAGATTCCAGGAAGAATGCATGCTTGTGGGCATGATGTTCATACAGCTATACTTCTTGGTACTGCTAAACTTTTGGCAAATATGAGAGATAAGTTAAAGGGAAATGTTAAGTTTATATTTCAACCAGCGGAAGAAACAACGGGGGGAGCTCTTCCGATGATTGAAGAAGGAGTTTTAGAAAATCCTAAAGTTGATGCTATAATAGGACTACATGTAGACCCAGAACTTCAAGTGGGGCAAATAGGGATAACCTATGGAAAAGCTTATGCTTCTTCTGACATGATTGATATAATTGTAAAAGGAAAAAGTAGTCACGGGGCTGAGCCTCACAAATCGGTGGATGCCATAGTGATTGCTGCTAATATTGTAAATATACTCCAAACAGTCGTTAGTAGAAAAGCTAATCCATTGAGTCCTATAGTGCTAACTATTGGCACTATTGAAGGAGGATACGCACGAAATATAATAGCGGACAAAGTGAGGATGTCTGGAATTATAAGAATGATGGAAGAAGAAAAAAGAGATGAGATTGTTGAGATGGTGGAGAAGATTTGCGATAACACAGCAAAAGTTATAGGAGGAGAAGTAGAATTTAGAAGAACAAAAGGTTATCCTTGCCTTGTAAATCACAAAGGTATGACAGACCTCATAAAAGAAACTGCTTTTCCTTTGCTAGGGGAAGGCAATGTGATAGAAGTGGCACCAACAATGGGAGTAGAAGATTTCGCTTATTTCTTGCAAAAAGTTCCTGGCAGTTTTTATAAATTAGGGTGTGGCAATAAAGAAAAAGGAATAGATAAACCTATACATAACAACCAATTTAATATTGATGAGGAGTGTATTAAAATTGGCCTTGCTGTACACGTCTCTACAGTTTTAAAATATTTAAACTCAAATGGTTAAAAAATTATTTGAAAGGTTAAAAAATATTTGAAAAAAATTAGTTTTGTCACTTTGGAACATCGGAGCGACGATGCAAAATATCTCCTTTGAATATTTTTTTACTTTGTCAACAAACTGGATTTATTTATAAATATTCTTTTAAAACTTACGAAAAAAGTTTACTGCAGTTTTATTTATTTGAAGGGATTAATAATTTTACAAAACTGCAGGAAAAATTTCATATAAAAAAATATTTAAATCAAATCTTGACATTTTTCATCAAATGATGCATAATATTTGTCGGAAGAGAGGTAATGTAAGTTTATCACCTCTGCCAATAGGTGAGAGGAAGCCTTAGGAATGTGTAAATCTTAACCCCCCTCAATTTTATGTACTTAAAAATTTCTCCCCCTAATCCCCCTTTACTGCCGGCATACTGCCGGTTTTTTTCATATATAAAAAGCACTGCGAATAAACTATTGTGAGGTGTTGTTTATGCACAATAGGTCTTTTATTCGCGGTGCTTTTATATTAACTATTGCCAATATTATAGACAGAGGCATTGGATTTATCTTTAGAATAATTTTATCAAATATGTTAGGCCCGGAAGGTACGGGTATTTATCAATTAGTTCTTCCTATATATTTTGCTTCAATAACTTTTTTAACCTCTGGTACGATGGCTGTCACTTCTCGCTTTATTTCAGAAGAAAGAGCAAAAGGAAACAAAAAAAATATGTTTAAAATTTTAAAAATTACTTTTTTGATAGTATTAATGTTTGCTTTTACTATTGCTTTGTTGCTATTTTTTAATGCTAGGTACGTAGCTTTAAAGTTACTTCACGAACCAAGAGCACTTTTATCAATTCTCATTTTTGCACCGGTACTTATCATTGTTGCTTCTTCATCAGTGTTTAAGGGATTTTTTCAAGGAGTTATAAATATGATACCTGCTTCAGTTTCAGAAATTGTTGAACAAATAGTACGTGTATCAATAACTTTATATTTAATACAACTTTTCACAGGAGCGAAACTTGAATATTTAGTAGCGATAGCTATATTTGGCATATCTGTAGGTGAAATTGTCAGTTTTCTTATGTACATACTTTTTTACAAAAGAGAAGTAAAAATTATAAACAAAGAAATGACTTATGATGGAAAGGAATGGGATACTTTTTCTATAACAAAAACGTTAGTTATTACTTCCATACCTATAACTTTTTCAAAATTAATTGTAAATGTGTTGGATTTAGCGGAATCTTTAATAATTCCTTCAAGACTTGTTGTCTCAGGTCTCACTCACAGTGAAGCGATGTCTGAATTTGGCAAAATGTTGGGTATGGCAGTACCTCTTGCTTACATGCCAGCAGTTATAACTTCGAGTCTTTCCACTACTGTACTTCCTGCAGTTTCTGAAGCAGCTGCTCTAAAAAAGTGGGATACAGTAAGACTTAGGATTAACCAAGCAATTGGCTATACTACTTTAATTGCTTTTCCTGCTATAATTTTATTTTTAGCTCTTCCTGAGCAAATTTCTCAGCTTTTGTATCCTTCTTCCCCAGGAGTAGGGGCTTTTGTGAGAGTGATTTCCATGGGAAGTATATTCGCATTTTTAGAAGCGGTGGTGGCTAGCATTCTCCATGGATTAGGAAAGCAAAATGTGGTTTTAAAAAATTCTATTATATGGTTGGGAGTCTGTATTATAGGTATGTATTACTTAACCGCCATGCCACAACTTAGACTTTTTGGATATATATACAGCTTTATATTTGCCGATGCTCTTATTTTAATGCTAAATATGTTTGAGCTCATAAAAATGACAGGATTAAGAATAGACTATTTAAATTGGCTTATAAAACCGATAACAGCATCAACAATTATGGGAATAATTGTTATAATTATCCACAGTAA
This genomic window from Thermoanaerobacter uzonensis DSM 18761 contains:
- the murI gene encoding glutamate racemase — encoded protein: MDSRPIGIFDSGVGGLTVLKRLVEALPGENYIYFGDTKRVPYGDRSEEEIKKFAKQILNFMREQKVKAVVIACNTTCAVIDKSEYDMVLFDVLKAGAESAVLYTINKKIGVIATTRTVESKSYEKNIKIIDKNIEVYQKACPEFVPLIEKGLYNSPIAYETASKCLKELKEKEIDTLVLGCTHYPLMVEVIEKIMGENVKIVDPAIKLAYDVKDYLLKKDLFNPQIIGKTKFFVSGDKDNFIKTAEMLLGEKIENVLHVDIEKY
- the purL gene encoding phosphoribosylformylglycinamidine synthase subunit PurL, giving the protein MDKIWRELGLTDEEYEKIITILGREPNITELGMYSVMWSEHCAYKNSKPLLKYLPTKGERVIQGPGENAGVLDIGDNLAVVMKIESHNHPSAIEPYQGAATGVGGIIRDIFTMGARPIALLDSLRFGIPEDKRTKYLIENVVAGIGDYGNCIGIPTVGGDTYFEESYKGNPLVNAMCVGIVEKDKIKKGIAKGIGNPVMVVGATTGRDGIGGASFASQELSEESEEKRPSVQVGDPFMEKLLLEACLELFETDAVVAIQDMGAAGLTSSSCEMASRGGVGMEIDLDKVPLREEGMTPYEIMLSESQERMLVVVEKGKEEEVQKVFKKWGLNAATIGKITDDGMIRVIKDGKIVAEVPAKSLTEDAPQYIREEEVPKWQEEAKKLDINEIKPPEDMNKALKDVISSLNIANKEWIYSQYDYMVRTDTVITPGMDAAVVRIKGTRKAVALTTDCNGRYCYLDPYIGSQIAVAEAARNLCMVGAKPIGVTDCLNFGNPEKKEIYWQLKNSIFGIAKACKTFQIPVVSGNVSLYNENEGEAIYPTPVIGMAGLIEDVSKICTMDFKKERDVIIILGENKGEIGGSEYLKVCFGIVKGEPPQIDLEEEKRLQELVLKLIDEGLIKSSHDISEGGFAAALVESAIAGKKGAKISLQTSLSEDTELFSESQSRALITVSPEKVDEVLKIAYEYQVPAQKVGVVEGKDIVVDVNGKRIIDLPLEVLEESWRGRIKWEMERN
- the purD gene encoding phosphoribosylamine--glycine ligase, giving the protein MKVLVIGGGGREHAIVHKLSQSSKVDKIYCAPGNAGIGLLAECVDIKVGDIEKLKEFAIKNYIDLTVVGPEMPLVQGIVDEFEKAGLRIFGPNKSAAAVEGSKYFTKQLLSKYNIPTGRFKAFDKYQEALKFLKETWYPVVMKADGLAQGKGVLIVKDFIEAKEALDLMMKKRIFGTSGDIVIIEEMLFGKEASVFAFTDGENILPMVSAMDYKKVYEGDKGPNTGGMGSIAPNPYLEEETLKEVMESVLKPMVKALQKEGIVYKGVLYAGLMLTNEGPKVLEFNARFGDPETQVVLPLLKTDLIDIMEATIEGKLDKIQLEWEDKKAVCAVAVSNGYPGEYQTGFEITGLEKVKEAFVYHAGTALKDGKITTSGGRVLAVTSIGDSYEEAREKVYREIEKISFEGMYYRKDIALVSQV
- a CDS encoding M20 metallopeptidase family protein, whose protein sequence is MDILKEAEKVEKEVIELRRKIHMYPELGFEETKTSEVVYDYLKNLGIEVKRIAKTGVVGTLKGNGSKTIAIRADMDALPIQEENDVEYASQIPGRMHACGHDVHTAILLGTAKLLANMRDKLKGNVKFIFQPAEETTGGALPMIEEGVLENPKVDAIIGLHVDPELQVGQIGITYGKAYASSDMIDIIVKGKSSHGAEPHKSVDAIVIAANIVNILQTVVSRKANPLSPIVLTIGTIEGGYARNIIADKVRMSGIIRMMEEEKRDEIVEMVEKICDNTAKVIGGEVEFRRTKGYPCLVNHKGMTDLIKETAFPLLGEGNVIEVAPTMGVEDFAYFLQKVPGSFYKLGCGNKEKGIDKPIHNNQFNIDEECIKIGLAVHVSTVLKYLNSNG
- the purH gene encoding bifunctional phosphoribosylaminoimidazolecarboxamide formyltransferase/IMP cyclohydrolase gives rise to the protein MAKKALISVSKKEGIVEFAKKLNELGYEVISTGGTYNLLKENGVNVIKVSDITGFPEIMDGRVKTLHPKIHGGLLAIRDNEEHIKALKEHGIEPIDIVVINLYPFKETILKENVTLEEAIENIDIGGPSMIRAAAKNYKYVTILVDPKDYDIVIEEIKQYGNTKEETRFYLAAKAFGHTALYDSLIYNYLIQKNNIEFPEVVAFAYEKAQDMRYGENPHQKAAFYKNPIKAHGIAECEQLHGKELSFNNINDANAAIELLREFKEPAAVAVKHTNPCGVAIADNIYNAYLKAYESDPVSIFGGIVALNRTVDVKTAEELIKIFLEIVIAPDFEEEALEILKKKKNLRILRLKEGYEKEYDLKKVEGGLLVQEKDEIDLDENNLKVVTKKAPTQKEIEDLRFAWKVVKHVKSNAIVLAKDRATVGIGVGQVNRIWPTEQAIKQAGEKAKGSVLASDAFFPFSDVVEVASKAGITAIIQPGGSQNDALSIEAADKGGISMIFTGIRHFKH
- the purF gene encoding amidophosphoribosyltransferase — its product is MGNGEKLKEECGVFGAFSLSTSVTSYIYYGLQALQHRGQESSGIAIYDGEKINCIKGLGLVSEVFNKENLKTLEGKMGIGHVRYSTTGSNSVINAQPLVANFKNKYMALAHNGNLINAEELRCLLEEDGRIFQTTTDSEIILHLIAKNFQNGLVEALKETIKQIKGSYALVILIDNKLIGIRDVNSIRPLCIGKKDDTYFLSSESCAFDVIGAELIRDVEAGEIVIIDEKGIDSVKLEVEEKKKPCVFEYIYFARPDSVIDGKSVYFTRLEMGKRLAEEAPVDADLVVPVPDSGIAAARGYSLKTGIPMGEGLIKNKYIGRTFIAPDQRDRETGVRIKLNVLKELVQGKRIVLIDDSIVRGTTMKRLVSLLKNGGAKKVHVRISSPPVKYSCYFGIDTPTKKELIGARMSVEEMCKLIGADSLQFLSIEGLIKSVGLKSICTGCFDGNYPMYVPKEGSKYLFEKK
- a CDS encoding class I SAM-dependent methyltransferase; translation: MPKDHVKLFDIISPIYGWFFNSQVEYYKKVLVILKEHIDLGNHIKFLDVGCGTGALCYVLREAGFEVSGVEVSAGMLAQAMKRLKNTDIKAYKINPGEGFPFEDNFFDVVTASYVAHGIKKKEREILYKEMSRVAKHYVILHDYNQNRDFFTSFVEWLEGGDYFNFVKEVKKELKENFKEVKMVDVSSKASLYILQPNK
- the purN gene encoding phosphoribosylglycinamide formyltransferase; the encoded protein is MNLVVMASGNGTDLQSIIDAIEEGYINARIVAVISDKKGAYALERAKKHGIATYCLPKKELKENFQRELLKLLEKLNPDGIILAGFLTILSEEIVETFENKIINIHPSLIPAFCGKGFYGMKVHQAVYEYGVKYTGCTVHFVDSGADTGPIILQEVVKIDEEDTPEAIAKKVLEVEHKVLPYAVKLFTEGKLKVEGRKVKILKF